A stretch of Candidatus Bathyarchaeota archaeon DNA encodes these proteins:
- a CDS encoding ATP-binding cassette domain-containing protein, with the protein MQELSSYGDLHSDVNVAIEARNLTKRYGKFTAVNGLNLKVFKGEFFGLLGPNGAGKTTTVRMLTGLLTPTEGEALIMGVNIMERPLDVKRIMGVIPEVSNIYVEMTAWENLLFIAELYDVPRDAAVERAKELLEVFGLYERRHDKAATFSKGMRRRLAIAAALIHNPEIIFLDEPTSGLDVQSTRIIRNVLRKLNKEGVTIFMTTHFIDEADNLCGRVGIINRGHLVALDKPERLKQTIGGELSIEVSISPIPSLEDLKVVGGDVVRSGDKFRIYTRDPSATLSKLMGLADLKGWKIISVRTLTPSLEDVFVKLTGLTAVDVERLELVRPSGRRRRR; encoded by the coding sequence ATGCAGGAACTGTCTTCTTACGGAGATTTGCACTCTGACGTTAACGTGGCTATCGAGGCGCGGAATCTCACTAAGCGGTATGGTAAATTCACGGCCGTTAACGGTTTGAACTTGAAAGTATTTAAAGGCGAATTCTTCGGTCTGCTTGGACCTAATGGAGCCGGGAAGACCACAACCGTCAGGATGCTTACTGGGCTCCTTACACCTACTGAGGGTGAGGCGCTCATAATGGGGGTTAACATAATGGAGAGGCCCTTAGACGTTAAGAGGATCATGGGGGTCATTCCCGAGGTGTCTAACATATATGTCGAGATGACGGCTTGGGAGAACCTCCTGTTCATAGCCGAACTCTACGACGTTCCAAGGGATGCGGCCGTCGAAAGGGCTAAAGAGCTCTTAGAAGTCTTTGGGCTGTACGAGAGGAGACACGATAAGGCTGCGACCTTTTCTAAGGGTATGCGGAGGAGGCTTGCTATAGCGGCTGCTTTAATCCATAACCCCGAAATAATCTTTCTCGACGAGCCTACGAGTGGGTTAGACGTTCAGAGTACGAGGATCATCAGGAACGTCTTGAGGAAGTTGAATAAGGAGGGCGTTACAATCTTTATGACAACCCACTTCATAGACGAGGCTGATAATCTCTGCGGGAGGGTGGGAATAATTAATCGAGGGCATCTAGTAGCCCTTGATAAGCCTGAGAGGCTTAAGCAGACCATCGGAGGCGAGTTAAGCATAGAGGTCTCCATCTCACCCATACCTAGTCTTGAGGATCTGAAGGTCGTCGGAGGCGACGTGGTGAGGTCCGGGGATAAGTTTAGAATATACACCAGAGATCCCTCCGCGACATTATCCAAGCTTATGGGCCTAGCCGACTTAAAGGGTTGGAAGATTATTTCGGTAAGAACCCTGACACCGAGCCTAGAAGACGTGTTTGTGAAGCTTACGGGGCTGACAGCCGTCGATGTCGAGA